One genomic region from Pseudochaenichthys georgianus chromosome 15, fPseGeo1.2, whole genome shotgun sequence encodes:
- the lrrfip2 gene encoding leucine-rich repeat flightless-interacting protein 2 isoform X8: MGTQGSGRKRAPLKDRFSAEDEALSSIAREAEARLAAKRAARAEAREIRMRELERQQKELDEKCDKQYSDFSRPSSRCATPGLSVGALASLGGSSSRRGSTDTGSIYDADTSLSELRDIYELKDQIQDVEGRYMQGLKELKESLAEVEEKYKKAMVSNAQLDNDKGNFIYQVDTLKDVIEEMEEQMSEMKRELEDKSKDLERQKHTCTVLQHKQDELKEGIRQRDELIEESQRMQTKLDALSREVFDLQETINWKDKKIGALERQKEYFDCVRSERDELRGELSDIKGKAKAGEKHGLVIIPDGTPNGDVNHEPLSSGITVVSQEAAQVLESAGEGPLDVRLRKLAEEKDELLAQIRKLKSQLEEERQKHSKMDSAYTDGERMENGTDLHIIEMQRDSNRQMSEYKFKLSKAEQELGTMEQNINRLEGQVSRYKASADSSEKVEDELKTEKRRLQRELRMALDKNEEMEMTNNHLVKRLEKMKANRNALLSQQ, from the exons ATGGGGACACAAGGCTCTGGTAGAAAGCGTGCTCCACTGAAAGACCGCTTCTCAGCAGAAGATGAAGCCTTGAGTAGCATAGCCCGGGAG GCGGAGGCGAGGCTTGCAGCCAAGCGGGCGGCTCGGGCCGAGGCCAGGGAGATTCGAATGAGGGAACTTGAACGGCAGCAAAAAGAG CTGGATGAAAAATGTGACAAGCAGTATTCAGACTTTAGTCGG CCATCCTCCCGATGCGCCACCCCAGGCCTCTCAGTGGGCGCGTTGGCGTCGCTGGGCGGCTCGTCGTCACGGCGGGGCAGCACGGACACGGGGAGCATCTATGACGCCGACACCAGTCTGAGTGAACTTAGG GATATCTATGAACTTAAGGACCAGATTCAGGATGTAGAAGGGCGGTACATGCAAGGGCTTAAAGAGCTGAAG GAGTCACTCGCAGAGGTGGAGGAGAAGTATAAGAAAGCCATGGTATCGAACGCACAGCTGGACAACGACAAAGGCAACTTCATCTACCAGGTGGACACACTAAAGGACGTCATCGAGGAGATGGAGGAACAAATGTCCGAGATGAAGAGGGAGCTGGAAGACAAGTCAAAG GACCTAGAAAGACAAAAGCACACGTGTACGGTCCTGCAGCATAAACAAGACGAGCTGAAGGAGGGAATCCGCCAGAGAGATGAGCTTATCGAG GAGAGCCAGCGAATGCAGACTAAGTTAGACGCCCTCAGCAGAGAGGTGTTTGACCTGCAGGAAACCATAAACTGGAAGGACAAAAAGATCGGG GCCCTAGAGAGGCAGAAAGAGTACTTTGATTGCGTTAGGAGTGAGAGAGACGAGCTCAGAGGTGAGCTGTCTGACATCAAGGGGAAGGCCAAAGCAGGAGAG AAACACGGGCTGGTCATCATCCCCGACGGAACACCCAATGGAGATGTGAACCACGAGCCTCTGTCCTCGGGGATCACGGTGGTCTCCCAGGAGGCCGCGCAGGTGCTGGAGTCTGCCGGGGAGGGTCCTTTGG ATGTCAGGCTACGGAAGTTGGCGGAGGAGAAAGATGAACTGTTGGCTCAGATCAGGAAGCTGAAGAGCCAGCTGGAGGAGGAGAGGCAGAAGCACTCAAAGATGGACAGCGCATACACAGACGGAGAGAGGATGGAGAACGGTACAGACCTGCACATCATCGAGATGCAGA GAGACTCCAACAGACAGATGAGTGAATACAAATTCAAGCTTTCTAAAGCAGAACAGGAATTAGGAACAATGGAACAAAAT ATCAACAGACTTGAAGGGCAAGTGTCCAGGTACAAGGCATCAGCAGATAGTTCAGAGAAAGTAGAAGACGAActaaaaacagaaaaacggcgACTTCAACGAGAG CTGCGCATGGCTCTGGATAAGAACGAGGAGATGGAGATGACCAACAACCACCTAGTGAAGCGCCTGGAGAAGATGAAGGCCAACAGGAACGCCCTCCTTTCGCAGCAGTGA
- the lrrfip2 gene encoding leucine-rich repeat flightless-interacting protein 2 isoform X13, which translates to MGTQGSGRKRAPLKDRFSAEDEALSSIAREAEARLAAKRAARAEAREIRMRELERQQKELDEKCDKQYSDFSRPSSRCATPGLSVGALASLGGSSSRRGSTDTGSIYDADTSLSELRESLAEVEEKYKKAMVSNAQLDNDKGNFIYQVDTLKDVIEEMEEQMSEMKRELEDKSKDLERQKHTCTVLQHKQDELKEGIRQRDELIEKHGLVIIPDGTPNGDVNHEPLSSGITVVSQEAAQVLESAGEGPLDVRLRKLAEEKDELLAQIRKLKSQLEEERQKHSKMDSAYTDGERMENGTDLHIIEMQRDSNRQMSEYKFKLSKAEQELGTMEQNINRLEGQVSRYKASADSSEKVEDELKTEKRRLQRELRMALDKNEEMEMTNNHLVKRLEKMKANRNALLSQQ; encoded by the exons ATGGGGACACAAGGCTCTGGTAGAAAGCGTGCTCCACTGAAAGACCGCTTCTCAGCAGAAGATGAAGCCTTGAGTAGCATAGCCCGGGAG GCGGAGGCGAGGCTTGCAGCCAAGCGGGCGGCTCGGGCCGAGGCCAGGGAGATTCGAATGAGGGAACTTGAACGGCAGCAAAAAGAG CTGGATGAAAAATGTGACAAGCAGTATTCAGACTTTAGTCGG CCATCCTCCCGATGCGCCACCCCAGGCCTCTCAGTGGGCGCGTTGGCGTCGCTGGGCGGCTCGTCGTCACGGCGGGGCAGCACGGACACGGGGAGCATCTATGACGCCGACACCAGTCTGAGTGAACTTAGG GAGTCACTCGCAGAGGTGGAGGAGAAGTATAAGAAAGCCATGGTATCGAACGCACAGCTGGACAACGACAAAGGCAACTTCATCTACCAGGTGGACACACTAAAGGACGTCATCGAGGAGATGGAGGAACAAATGTCCGAGATGAAGAGGGAGCTGGAAGACAAGTCAAAG GACCTAGAAAGACAAAAGCACACGTGTACGGTCCTGCAGCATAAACAAGACGAGCTGAAGGAGGGAATCCGCCAGAGAGATGAGCTTATCGAG AAACACGGGCTGGTCATCATCCCCGACGGAACACCCAATGGAGATGTGAACCACGAGCCTCTGTCCTCGGGGATCACGGTGGTCTCCCAGGAGGCCGCGCAGGTGCTGGAGTCTGCCGGGGAGGGTCCTTTGG ATGTCAGGCTACGGAAGTTGGCGGAGGAGAAAGATGAACTGTTGGCTCAGATCAGGAAGCTGAAGAGCCAGCTGGAGGAGGAGAGGCAGAAGCACTCAAAGATGGACAGCGCATACACAGACGGAGAGAGGATGGAGAACGGTACAGACCTGCACATCATCGAGATGCAGA GAGACTCCAACAGACAGATGAGTGAATACAAATTCAAGCTTTCTAAAGCAGAACAGGAATTAGGAACAATGGAACAAAAT ATCAACAGACTTGAAGGGCAAGTGTCCAGGTACAAGGCATCAGCAGATAGTTCAGAGAAAGTAGAAGACGAActaaaaacagaaaaacggcgACTTCAACGAGAG CTGCGCATGGCTCTGGATAAGAACGAGGAGATGGAGATGACCAACAACCACCTAGTGAAGCGCCTGGAGAAGATGAAGGCCAACAGGAACGCCCTCCTTTCGCAGCAGTGA
- the lrrfip2 gene encoding leucine-rich repeat flightless-interacting protein 2 isoform X11, with product MGTQGSGRKRAPLKDRFSAEDEALSSIAREAEARLAAKRAARAEAREIRMRELERQQKELDEKCDKQYSDFSRPSSRCATPGLSVGALASLGGSSSRRGSTDTGSIYDADTSLSELRESLAEVEEKYKKAMVSNAQLDNDKGNFIYQVDTLKDVIEEMEEQMSEMKRELEDKSKDLERQKHTCTVLQHKQDELKEGIRQRDELIEALERQKEYFDCVRSERDELRGELSDIKGKAKAGEKHGLVIIPDGTPNGDVNHEPLSSGITVVSQEAAQVLESAGEGPLDVRLRKLAEEKDELLAQIRKLKSQLEEERQKHSKMDSAYTDGERMENGTDLHIIEMQRDSNRQMSEYKFKLSKAEQELGTMEQNINRLEGQVSRYKASADSSEKVEDELKTEKRRLQRELRMALDKNEEMEMTNNHLVKRLEKMKANRNALLSQQ from the exons ATGGGGACACAAGGCTCTGGTAGAAAGCGTGCTCCACTGAAAGACCGCTTCTCAGCAGAAGATGAAGCCTTGAGTAGCATAGCCCGGGAG GCGGAGGCGAGGCTTGCAGCCAAGCGGGCGGCTCGGGCCGAGGCCAGGGAGATTCGAATGAGGGAACTTGAACGGCAGCAAAAAGAG CTGGATGAAAAATGTGACAAGCAGTATTCAGACTTTAGTCGG CCATCCTCCCGATGCGCCACCCCAGGCCTCTCAGTGGGCGCGTTGGCGTCGCTGGGCGGCTCGTCGTCACGGCGGGGCAGCACGGACACGGGGAGCATCTATGACGCCGACACCAGTCTGAGTGAACTTAGG GAGTCACTCGCAGAGGTGGAGGAGAAGTATAAGAAAGCCATGGTATCGAACGCACAGCTGGACAACGACAAAGGCAACTTCATCTACCAGGTGGACACACTAAAGGACGTCATCGAGGAGATGGAGGAACAAATGTCCGAGATGAAGAGGGAGCTGGAAGACAAGTCAAAG GACCTAGAAAGACAAAAGCACACGTGTACGGTCCTGCAGCATAAACAAGACGAGCTGAAGGAGGGAATCCGCCAGAGAGATGAGCTTATCGAG GCCCTAGAGAGGCAGAAAGAGTACTTTGATTGCGTTAGGAGTGAGAGAGACGAGCTCAGAGGTGAGCTGTCTGACATCAAGGGGAAGGCCAAAGCAGGAGAG AAACACGGGCTGGTCATCATCCCCGACGGAACACCCAATGGAGATGTGAACCACGAGCCTCTGTCCTCGGGGATCACGGTGGTCTCCCAGGAGGCCGCGCAGGTGCTGGAGTCTGCCGGGGAGGGTCCTTTGG ATGTCAGGCTACGGAAGTTGGCGGAGGAGAAAGATGAACTGTTGGCTCAGATCAGGAAGCTGAAGAGCCAGCTGGAGGAGGAGAGGCAGAAGCACTCAAAGATGGACAGCGCATACACAGACGGAGAGAGGATGGAGAACGGTACAGACCTGCACATCATCGAGATGCAGA GAGACTCCAACAGACAGATGAGTGAATACAAATTCAAGCTTTCTAAAGCAGAACAGGAATTAGGAACAATGGAACAAAAT ATCAACAGACTTGAAGGGCAAGTGTCCAGGTACAAGGCATCAGCAGATAGTTCAGAGAAAGTAGAAGACGAActaaaaacagaaaaacggcgACTTCAACGAGAG CTGCGCATGGCTCTGGATAAGAACGAGGAGATGGAGATGACCAACAACCACCTAGTGAAGCGCCTGGAGAAGATGAAGGCCAACAGGAACGCCCTCCTTTCGCAGCAGTGA
- the lrrfip2 gene encoding leucine-rich repeat flightless-interacting protein 2 isoform X12: MGTQGSGRKRAPLKDRFSAEDEALSSIAREAEARLAAKRAARAEAREIRMRELERQQKELDEKCDKQYSDFSRPSSRCATPGLSVGALASLGGSSSRRGSTDTGSIYDADTSLSELRDIYELKDQIQDVEGRYMQGLKELKESLAEVEEKYKKAMVSNAQLDNDKGNFIYQVDTLKDVIEEMEEQMSEMKRELEDKSKDLERQKHTCTVLQHKQDELKEGIRQRDELIEKHGLVIIPDGTPNGDVNHEPLSSGITVVSQEAAQVLESAGEGPLDVRLRKLAEEKDELLAQIRKLKSQLEEERQKHSKMDSAYTDGERMENGTDLHIIEMQRDSNRQMSEYKFKLSKAEQELGTMEQNINRLEGQVSRYKASADSSEKVEDELKTEKRRLQRELRMALDKNEEMEMTNNHLVKRLEKMKANRNALLSQQ; encoded by the exons ATGGGGACACAAGGCTCTGGTAGAAAGCGTGCTCCACTGAAAGACCGCTTCTCAGCAGAAGATGAAGCCTTGAGTAGCATAGCCCGGGAG GCGGAGGCGAGGCTTGCAGCCAAGCGGGCGGCTCGGGCCGAGGCCAGGGAGATTCGAATGAGGGAACTTGAACGGCAGCAAAAAGAG CTGGATGAAAAATGTGACAAGCAGTATTCAGACTTTAGTCGG CCATCCTCCCGATGCGCCACCCCAGGCCTCTCAGTGGGCGCGTTGGCGTCGCTGGGCGGCTCGTCGTCACGGCGGGGCAGCACGGACACGGGGAGCATCTATGACGCCGACACCAGTCTGAGTGAACTTAGG GATATCTATGAACTTAAGGACCAGATTCAGGATGTAGAAGGGCGGTACATGCAAGGGCTTAAAGAGCTGAAG GAGTCACTCGCAGAGGTGGAGGAGAAGTATAAGAAAGCCATGGTATCGAACGCACAGCTGGACAACGACAAAGGCAACTTCATCTACCAGGTGGACACACTAAAGGACGTCATCGAGGAGATGGAGGAACAAATGTCCGAGATGAAGAGGGAGCTGGAAGACAAGTCAAAG GACCTAGAAAGACAAAAGCACACGTGTACGGTCCTGCAGCATAAACAAGACGAGCTGAAGGAGGGAATCCGCCAGAGAGATGAGCTTATCGAG AAACACGGGCTGGTCATCATCCCCGACGGAACACCCAATGGAGATGTGAACCACGAGCCTCTGTCCTCGGGGATCACGGTGGTCTCCCAGGAGGCCGCGCAGGTGCTGGAGTCTGCCGGGGAGGGTCCTTTGG ATGTCAGGCTACGGAAGTTGGCGGAGGAGAAAGATGAACTGTTGGCTCAGATCAGGAAGCTGAAGAGCCAGCTGGAGGAGGAGAGGCAGAAGCACTCAAAGATGGACAGCGCATACACAGACGGAGAGAGGATGGAGAACGGTACAGACCTGCACATCATCGAGATGCAGA GAGACTCCAACAGACAGATGAGTGAATACAAATTCAAGCTTTCTAAAGCAGAACAGGAATTAGGAACAATGGAACAAAAT ATCAACAGACTTGAAGGGCAAGTGTCCAGGTACAAGGCATCAGCAGATAGTTCAGAGAAAGTAGAAGACGAActaaaaacagaaaaacggcgACTTCAACGAGAG CTGCGCATGGCTCTGGATAAGAACGAGGAGATGGAGATGACCAACAACCACCTAGTGAAGCGCCTGGAGAAGATGAAGGCCAACAGGAACGCCCTCCTTTCGCAGCAGTGA
- the lrrfip2 gene encoding leucine-rich repeat flightless-interacting protein 2 isoform X5: protein MGTQGSGRKRAPLKDRFSAEDEALSSIAREAEARLAAKRAARAEAREIRMRELERQQKERSYHTSSSSSNKKWGQIHQWMADSDKARGSSSSISSSSSHRRGLEDDVMSVRSYRSTSSSVRDVGSKSRSSSLRRDPLSDALSTSSALKTSRSTSSVYNDLHGHKRSSSSSSRKDLLAGLYHDQRNYTSLTKTKPTPPSSTSTSTYTPRATTSSSSSSTTGTALPRSYSMASIGDDAGLYHSGQSSRAPSELSWYSSGAGSTRSSPASSSDDDTVSSVSQERVNRGRRDSVSSDFSDISESAADYFSRTNRRGSIVSDLDDLSIPDLDSLDEKCDKQYSDFSRPSSRCATPGLSVGALASLGGSSSRRGSTDTGSIYDADTSLSELRESLAEVEEKYKKAMVSNAQLDNDKGNFIYQVDTLKDVIEEMEEQMSEMKRELEDKSKDLERQKHTCTVLQHKQDELKEGIRQRDELIEESQRMQTKLDALSREVFDLQETINWKDKKIGALERQKEYFDCVRSERDELRGELSDIKGKAKAGEKHGLVIIPDGTPNGDVNHEPLSSGITVVSQEAAQVLESAGEGPLDVRLRKLAEEKDELLAQIRKLKSQLEEERQKHSKMDSAYTDGERMENGTDLHIIEMQRDSNRQMSEYKFKLSKAEQELGTMEQNINRLEGQVSRYKASADSSEKVEDELKTEKRRLQRELRMALDKNEEMEMTNNHLVKRLEKMKANRNALLSQQ from the exons ATGGGGACACAAGGCTCTGGTAGAAAGCGTGCTCCACTGAAAGACCGCTTCTCAGCAGAAGATGAAGCCTTGAGTAGCATAGCCCGGGAG GCGGAGGCGAGGCTTGCAGCCAAGCGGGCGGCTCGGGCCGAGGCCAGGGAGATTCGAATGAGGGAACTTGAACGGCAGCAAAAAGAG CGGTCTTACCACACGTCATCCAGCAGTAGCAACAAAAAATGGGGTCAGATCCACCAGTGGATG GCTGACTCAGACAAAGCCAGAGGCTCTAGTAGTAGTatatccagcagcagcagtcatCGCCGG GGGCTGGAGGATGATGTCATGTCGGTCCGCAGCTACAGG TCAACCTCATCATCAGTACGGGACGTTGGGTCTAAGAGTCGATCCAGTTCCCTTAGAAGAGATCCGTTG TCTGATGCCCTCTCCACTAGCTCCGCCCTCAAGACTTCCCGCTCCACT AGCTCTGTGTACAATGACCTGCACGGCCATAAAAGATCTTCATCCAGCTCCTCGAGGAAGGACCTCCTG GCTGGACTTTACCACGATCAAAGGAACTACACCAGCCTCACGAAGACCAAACCAACGCCTCcttcctccacctccacctccacctataCTCCTCGG GCCaccacttcctcctcctcctcctccaccacggGCACGGCGCTGCCTCGTAGCTACAGCATG GCCTCTATTGGCGACGACGCCGGCCTTTACCATTCGGGGCAAAGTTCAAGAGCC CCCTCTGAATTGAGCTGGTACTCCTCTGGAGCCGGCTCCACCCGCAGCAGCCCTGCG TCTTCTTCAGATGATGACACTGTCAGCAGCGTGTCCCAGGAGCGTGTCAACCGAGGCCGCAGGGACAGTGTG TCGTCTGACTTCTCCGACATTAGTGAGTCGGCTGCTGATTATTTCAGCCGCACCAACCGAAGAGGCAGTATTGTGTCTGACCTCGATGATCTGAGCATTCCAGATCTTGACAGT CTGGATGAAAAATGTGACAAGCAGTATTCAGACTTTAGTCGG CCATCCTCCCGATGCGCCACCCCAGGCCTCTCAGTGGGCGCGTTGGCGTCGCTGGGCGGCTCGTCGTCACGGCGGGGCAGCACGGACACGGGGAGCATCTATGACGCCGACACCAGTCTGAGTGAACTTAGG GAGTCACTCGCAGAGGTGGAGGAGAAGTATAAGAAAGCCATGGTATCGAACGCACAGCTGGACAACGACAAAGGCAACTTCATCTACCAGGTGGACACACTAAAGGACGTCATCGAGGAGATGGAGGAACAAATGTCCGAGATGAAGAGGGAGCTGGAAGACAAGTCAAAG GACCTAGAAAGACAAAAGCACACGTGTACGGTCCTGCAGCATAAACAAGACGAGCTGAAGGAGGGAATCCGCCAGAGAGATGAGCTTATCGAG GAGAGCCAGCGAATGCAGACTAAGTTAGACGCCCTCAGCAGAGAGGTGTTTGACCTGCAGGAAACCATAAACTGGAAGGACAAAAAGATCGGG GCCCTAGAGAGGCAGAAAGAGTACTTTGATTGCGTTAGGAGTGAGAGAGACGAGCTCAGAGGTGAGCTGTCTGACATCAAGGGGAAGGCCAAAGCAGGAGAG AAACACGGGCTGGTCATCATCCCCGACGGAACACCCAATGGAGATGTGAACCACGAGCCTCTGTCCTCGGGGATCACGGTGGTCTCCCAGGAGGCCGCGCAGGTGCTGGAGTCTGCCGGGGAGGGTCCTTTGG ATGTCAGGCTACGGAAGTTGGCGGAGGAGAAAGATGAACTGTTGGCTCAGATCAGGAAGCTGAAGAGCCAGCTGGAGGAGGAGAGGCAGAAGCACTCAAAGATGGACAGCGCATACACAGACGGAGAGAGGATGGAGAACGGTACAGACCTGCACATCATCGAGATGCAGA GAGACTCCAACAGACAGATGAGTGAATACAAATTCAAGCTTTCTAAAGCAGAACAGGAATTAGGAACAATGGAACAAAAT ATCAACAGACTTGAAGGGCAAGTGTCCAGGTACAAGGCATCAGCAGATAGTTCAGAGAAAGTAGAAGACGAActaaaaacagaaaaacggcgACTTCAACGAGAG CTGCGCATGGCTCTGGATAAGAACGAGGAGATGGAGATGACCAACAACCACCTAGTGAAGCGCCTGGAGAAGATGAAGGCCAACAGGAACGCCCTCCTTTCGCAGCAGTGA
- the lrrfip2 gene encoding leucine-rich repeat flightless-interacting protein 2 isoform X7, whose translation MGTQGSGRKRAPLKDRFSAEDEALSSIAREAEARLAAKRAARAEAREIRMRELERQQKERSYHTSSSSSNKKWGQIHQWMADSDKARGSSSSISSSSSHRRGLEDDVMSVRSYRSTSSSVRDVGSKSRSSSLRRDPLSDALSTSSALKTSRSTSSVYNDLHGHKRSSSSSSRKDLLAGLYHDQRNYTSLTKTKPTPPSSTSTSTYTPRATTSSSSSSTTGTALPRSYSMASIGDDAGLYHSGQSSRAPSELSWYSSGAGSTRSSPASSSDDDTVSSVSQERVNRGRRDSVSSDFSDISESAADYFSRTNRRGSIVSDLDDLSIPDLDSLDEKCDKQYSDFSRPSSRCATPGLSVGALASLGGSSSRRGSTDTGSIYDADTSLSELRDIYELKDQIQDVEGRYMQGLKELKESLAEVEEKYKKAMVSNAQLDNDKGNFIYQVDTLKDVIEEMEEQMSEMKRELEDKSKDLERQKHTCTVLQHKQDELKEGIRQRDELIEKHGLVIIPDGTPNGDVNHEPLSSGITVVSQEAAQVLESAGEGPLDVRLRKLAEEKDELLAQIRKLKSQLEEERQKHSKMDSAYTDGERMENGTDLHIIEMQRDSNRQMSEYKFKLSKAEQELGTMEQNINRLEGQVSRYKASADSSEKVEDELKTEKRRLQRELRMALDKNEEMEMTNNHLVKRLEKMKANRNALLSQQ comes from the exons ATGGGGACACAAGGCTCTGGTAGAAAGCGTGCTCCACTGAAAGACCGCTTCTCAGCAGAAGATGAAGCCTTGAGTAGCATAGCCCGGGAG GCGGAGGCGAGGCTTGCAGCCAAGCGGGCGGCTCGGGCCGAGGCCAGGGAGATTCGAATGAGGGAACTTGAACGGCAGCAAAAAGAG CGGTCTTACCACACGTCATCCAGCAGTAGCAACAAAAAATGGGGTCAGATCCACCAGTGGATG GCTGACTCAGACAAAGCCAGAGGCTCTAGTAGTAGTatatccagcagcagcagtcatCGCCGG GGGCTGGAGGATGATGTCATGTCGGTCCGCAGCTACAGG TCAACCTCATCATCAGTACGGGACGTTGGGTCTAAGAGTCGATCCAGTTCCCTTAGAAGAGATCCGTTG TCTGATGCCCTCTCCACTAGCTCCGCCCTCAAGACTTCCCGCTCCACT AGCTCTGTGTACAATGACCTGCACGGCCATAAAAGATCTTCATCCAGCTCCTCGAGGAAGGACCTCCTG GCTGGACTTTACCACGATCAAAGGAACTACACCAGCCTCACGAAGACCAAACCAACGCCTCcttcctccacctccacctccacctataCTCCTCGG GCCaccacttcctcctcctcctcctccaccacggGCACGGCGCTGCCTCGTAGCTACAGCATG GCCTCTATTGGCGACGACGCCGGCCTTTACCATTCGGGGCAAAGTTCAAGAGCC CCCTCTGAATTGAGCTGGTACTCCTCTGGAGCCGGCTCCACCCGCAGCAGCCCTGCG TCTTCTTCAGATGATGACACTGTCAGCAGCGTGTCCCAGGAGCGTGTCAACCGAGGCCGCAGGGACAGTGTG TCGTCTGACTTCTCCGACATTAGTGAGTCGGCTGCTGATTATTTCAGCCGCACCAACCGAAGAGGCAGTATTGTGTCTGACCTCGATGATCTGAGCATTCCAGATCTTGACAGT CTGGATGAAAAATGTGACAAGCAGTATTCAGACTTTAGTCGG CCATCCTCCCGATGCGCCACCCCAGGCCTCTCAGTGGGCGCGTTGGCGTCGCTGGGCGGCTCGTCGTCACGGCGGGGCAGCACGGACACGGGGAGCATCTATGACGCCGACACCAGTCTGAGTGAACTTAGG GATATCTATGAACTTAAGGACCAGATTCAGGATGTAGAAGGGCGGTACATGCAAGGGCTTAAAGAGCTGAAG GAGTCACTCGCAGAGGTGGAGGAGAAGTATAAGAAAGCCATGGTATCGAACGCACAGCTGGACAACGACAAAGGCAACTTCATCTACCAGGTGGACACACTAAAGGACGTCATCGAGGAGATGGAGGAACAAATGTCCGAGATGAAGAGGGAGCTGGAAGACAAGTCAAAG GACCTAGAAAGACAAAAGCACACGTGTACGGTCCTGCAGCATAAACAAGACGAGCTGAAGGAGGGAATCCGCCAGAGAGATGAGCTTATCGAG AAACACGGGCTGGTCATCATCCCCGACGGAACACCCAATGGAGATGTGAACCACGAGCCTCTGTCCTCGGGGATCACGGTGGTCTCCCAGGAGGCCGCGCAGGTGCTGGAGTCTGCCGGGGAGGGTCCTTTGG ATGTCAGGCTACGGAAGTTGGCGGAGGAGAAAGATGAACTGTTGGCTCAGATCAGGAAGCTGAAGAGCCAGCTGGAGGAGGAGAGGCAGAAGCACTCAAAGATGGACAGCGCATACACAGACGGAGAGAGGATGGAGAACGGTACAGACCTGCACATCATCGAGATGCAGA GAGACTCCAACAGACAGATGAGTGAATACAAATTCAAGCTTTCTAAAGCAGAACAGGAATTAGGAACAATGGAACAAAAT ATCAACAGACTTGAAGGGCAAGTGTCCAGGTACAAGGCATCAGCAGATAGTTCAGAGAAAGTAGAAGACGAActaaaaacagaaaaacggcgACTTCAACGAGAG CTGCGCATGGCTCTGGATAAGAACGAGGAGATGGAGATGACCAACAACCACCTAGTGAAGCGCCTGGAGAAGATGAAGGCCAACAGGAACGCCCTCCTTTCGCAGCAGTGA